The following are encoded in a window of Synergistaceae bacterium genomic DNA:
- a CDS encoding DUF4115 domain-containing protein: MPSSDKDEALRELGSMARGRREDVSVSLEEIFERTRVRVEFLRGIEEGNYQGFPDLVYTKGFVRTYLGVIGAEDMKDEFMSWLNKENVSQIRELPPRNVLGNGTLPTKGFKPASHFWLFVVLILILIGSGGYVWYSWASGLISDPFPPAIDARRISSEVVSDEVKSDDVSVSLLSNAAGSANYPMEILPPASRSIAPNPEPMKPHLLIRARMDVWMKVTIAGKVLYSNTLKAGSQVSWDLPSRAQVTYGRPHGAEVVLNGKELGIPNPRASKTETYFYEPDGTYRQAQ, from the coding sequence ATGCCCTCTTCCGATAAAGACGAAGCCCTGAGGGAACTGGGGAGCATGGCCAGGGGCCGGCGCGAAGACGTGTCGGTCTCTCTGGAGGAAATTTTCGAGAGAACAAGAGTGCGCGTGGAGTTTCTTCGAGGCATAGAGGAAGGAAACTATCAAGGATTTCCCGATCTCGTGTACACCAAGGGTTTTGTTCGCACGTATCTGGGCGTGATCGGCGCGGAGGATATGAAAGACGAGTTCATGTCATGGCTGAACAAGGAAAACGTGTCCCAAATACGGGAGCTTCCGCCTCGAAATGTCCTGGGTAACGGTACGTTGCCGACGAAAGGCTTCAAACCGGCTTCTCATTTTTGGTTGTTCGTAGTTTTGATCTTGATCTTGATAGGATCGGGGGGATATGTGTGGTATTCTTGGGCAAGCGGACTCATTTCCGACCCTTTCCCCCCAGCGATTGATGCGCGGAGAATTTCCAGTGAGGTTGTTTCCGACGAAGTGAAATCCGACGACGTCTCCGTGTCTCTGCTGAGTAACGCTGCAGGCTCCGCGAATTATCCCATGGAGATCCTGCCGCCGGCATCCCGAAGTATTGCCCCGAACCCTGAGCCCATGAAACCTCACCTCCTTATTAGGGCCAGAATGGACGTCTGGATGAAGGTGACGATTGCTGGAAAAGTGCTCTATAGCAACACTTTAAAGGCCGGATCTCAGGTATCCTGGGATTTGCCGTCGAGGGCCCAGGTGACTTACGGGCGTCCTCACGGAGCGGAAGTTGTGCTGAATGGCAAAGAACTGGGAATTCCCAATCCGAGAGCGTCGAAAACGGAGACCTATTTTTACGAGCCAGATGGAACTTATCGCCAGGCACAATGA